The region CCGCGACAAACACCATCGGCAAGGTCACTGGGAGTTGCAGGGGCACAGCGACGGTTATCAGATACGCAAAAGCAGCGCCGGCCAGCGCAGCTGACAGGGTAGCGATATTCCAGCGTGTGATCTGGCGTCCAATCACAAGGACCGAGATAAGAATCAGGCCGAAAAAGAAAGACCACAGATGTACCGGATAGGCTTCAAGCAAAAAGCTGATCAGCTTCGCCAGACTGAGGATACTGGTAAGCACACCCGCAAGCAGCGTGACCAGGAAGGTACCGTCAACGGATTGCCAGGTCTCCCTGACCCGCCCTTTCAGCAACCAGCCAAGCTTGGCCGGGCTACAAGCTGCAATCGCGCCGACAAGTCGGTCATAGATGCCTGTGATAAAGGCGATGGTTCCGCCGGAAACGCCTGGCACCACATCCGCGGCGCCCATTGCCATGCCCTTGAAAAAAACCGATAGGTACTGCACAAGCCCCAGGGGTAATGCCTTCAAGAAGTTATAGCTCCTGCCAATAGCGGTACAAAACGTACCGGTTCGACCTGATGTCTGATGAACTGTTCCCCTTCGCGGATCACCAGGGTCAAATGCTGTTCCTTTTCACCGACCGGAATGACCATGCGGCCTCCGTCAGCCAGCTGACTGAGCAGCTCCGTGGGGACCTCCGCCGGTGCTGCGGTTACCAGGATCGCATCATATGGCCCGTACTGCGGCCAGCCCCAGTTACCGTCGGCATGCCGGAAAACCACGTTACGGATGTTGATCTCACGGAGTACTGCCTTGGCGCGTTCCTGCAGCGGCATGATGCGCTCGACACTGAAGATTCGCTCTACCACCTGAGCCAGAATCGCGGTCTGGTAACCCGAACCGGTGCCGACTTCCAGCACCTTGTCCAGCGGCCCGCCACCGAGCAACAGCTCGGTCATGCGCGCGACAATATACGGCTGCGACAAGGTCTGGTTGTGTCCTATGGGCAGCGCGGTGTCTTCGTATGCACGATGCGACAGAGCTTCATCAACGAACAGATGCCGAGGCGTTCGACGTATAGCCTCCAGTACCTGCAGGTTCTGGATCCCCTCCTCGAATAACCGTTCCAGCAGACGCTCCCGGGTGCGCTGGGAGGTCATGCCTATTCCGTGTTTGTAGATGTCTTCGCGCGCTGCCATTAACCAAGATTCTCCAGCCACTGTCCCAGGTGATCAAACACCTCGTAGTGGGTTTTATCGACGCGCAGAGGCGTAACCGATACGTACCCCTGCATGACCGCATGGAAATCAGTCCCCTCGCCGCCATCCTCGGCGTCGCCAGCGACTGAAATCCAGTAACCTTCCTTGCCCCGCGGATCCACCCATTTGACAGGTGTAGCGGCCCGCGAACGATGACCCAGCCGGGTCAGGCGAATACCCTTTATCTGCTCAAGGGGTAGATTGGGAATGTTAACGCTGAGCACCGTCCGCGGCGGCAACTCAAGCTTTTCGTGTGCCTCGACCATGCGTCTGGCGATTGCCGCAGCGGTCGGAAGATTATCCGTCTGACGGCCCACTAACGAAAACGCCATGGCTGTATGCGGCAAAAAGCGCCCTTCCAGCGCAGCAGCCACCGTACCCGAATAAAGAACATCGTCGCCCAGATTGGCGCCCAGGTTGATGCCCGCAACGACCATATCGATCGTCCCCTGATACAGCGCATTGATGCCCAGATGCACGCAATCGGTAGGCGTTCCGTTGAGCCCGACGAAGCCGTTCTCCAGGGTAAAGGGTCGCAGCGGTTTATCCAGGCTCAAGGCACTGCTGGCCCCGCTACGGTCTTCGTGGGGCGCCACCACCACGCAATCGGCATAATCGTTCAACGCTTCGTACAAGGCTGTCAGACCCGGTGCCAGCACGCCATCATCATTGGCAATCAGAATACGCATCAGGTTTCGCTTTCCAGTCCGCCGCCCGGCTCTTCGGCCAGTCGTACCAGCTCGCGGATTACCGCGGTTGCGAAACAGCCGGTCGGCAGTGTGAATTCAAGTTCCAGACAATTCGGTGACGGATAATGCCACGTCAAGGCTTTCAAAGGGAGACGCAGAATACGCCTGGCGTGCTCAAGATCCGCAGAAATCAACCAGGTTGCCAACTGTGGCTCACGCTCGACTTCTGACTTTTCCATGGCCAGGACCGCACCTTCGACCGCTGGCTCGCCCTTGCCCCATAATGGACCGGTAGGGTGAAGATCCAGCGCAGTGAGGCGCGGGTCGTCAGCTTCCAGTCTGCTTGCCGGAAACTGGCTCCGGCTATCGGTAAATGCTAGACAATCGCCGGGCAACACCCGGTTCCAGGTACCGTCAGCGACACGGCGTGCAAGCACCCGATTGAACAGCAGGCTGCGCGCCGTCGAAAGCAGGCGCGAGCGCGTTCCGCGTGCAGGCGGTAATCCGCCGCGCTCAGCCCAGCGCCGCGCATCGAACATATTACTGCCATCGCGTCCGAATCGCTGAGGCCCGAAATAGTTGGGCGTCCCGCACTCGGCCATTTTTCGCAGGCAATCATCCAGCAAACGGCTGTCGGCCTGTAGCTCTGTCAGACGAATAGCAAAATGATTGGCCCGGTGCGCCCCGCGCTGCAGCTTGCGGCGGTGACGACGACGTTCCATACAGACGAGATCGTCATCCCACAGTGCTGAAAAATCAGGATCGGCCTGGCCAGGCAACTGCATGCTGAACCACTGACGGGTAATGGCCTTGCGGTCCTTGAGTCCCGCGTAGCTTACGTCCTTGAGCTTCAAGCCTGCCGCCCTGGCCAGCATCCGGGCGACTTCCTCGGTATTCAGATTGCGCTTCTCGATCAACAACCAGAGATGCTCGCCAGCCCCTTCCAACTCCAAGTCCAGTATTTCGGTGACCAGAAAATCCTCCGGCGCGGCCTTCAATACCGCACTACCGAAAGGTCCGCCCCAGGCTAGCGGCCCGAGCAGCTGGTCTGCAGGCGCACTCACAGCGCTACCAGCAGCGCGACCGCATGCACCGCTATACCTTCCTCGCGCCCGACAAAACCCAGTCGCTCGGTTGTGGTGGCCTTGATATTGACCTGTTCAGGATCAATCGCCAGGTCTGTTGCAATCGCCTGGCGCATGGCCTCGATATGCGGAGACATCTTCGGTGCCTGGGCAATGATGGTGGCGTCGATATTGCCTACCTTCCAGCCTTTTATGCTGAGCAGGTCCAGCGTGTGGCGCAGCAGCTTGCGGCTGTCCGCGCCCTTGTACTGCGGATCGGTGTCGGGAAAATGCCGACCGATATCGCCTAGCGCCGCAGCGCCGAGCAGCGCGTCCATCAACGCATGCAACACCACATCACCGTCGGAATGCGCCAGCAAGCCTTGCGAGTGAGGGATTCGCACGCCTCCGAGCGTAATGAAGTTGCCCTCACCGAAACGGTGTACGTCGTAACCATGACCAATGCGCATGCCAGACCTCTCGGCTGAATAATCGAGGTGCTGATCTTACAGCCTGAGGGCCGAGCCTAGAAGGCTCGACCCGACGCAGTGTCGCCTGGTGGCTCAGCCTTTCAGCGCCGCCGCGTGGTGCCGCAGGTGATCATCAATAAAACTGGCGATGAAATAATAGCTGTGGTCATAGCCTGGTTGCCGTCGCAGCGTCAGTGGATGGCCAACCGCAGCAGCCGCTGCCTCCAGAGCCTCGGGCTTCAACTGCTCCGCCAGGAAGTTGTCTGCTTCGCCCTGGTCAATCAGAAGCGGTAAGCGCTCCTGAGCACCGGCAATCAACTCGCAGGTGTCCCACTGCCTCCACTGCACGCGATCGTCGCCCAGATAGCCGCCGAAGGCTTTCTGCCCCCAGGGACAATTGACCGGATTGACGATGGGCGCGAAGGCCGAGACAGACTGATACCGCCCCGGATTCTTCAACGCACATATCAACGCGCCATGCCCGCCCATGGAGTGACCACTGATGCTGCGGCGCTTTGAGACCGGGAGATTGGCCTCGATCAATGCAGGCAGTTCCGCGGTGACATAGTCGTACATCTGATAATGCGCAACCCAGGGCTGCTGAGTGGCGTTGACGTAAAAGCCCGCACCAAGGCCGAAGTCGTAGGCGCCGTCGGGATCGTCCGCGACGCCCTCCCCGCGCGGGCTGGTATCCGGAGCGACAATCACCAGCCCCAGCTCGGCGGCAAGCTTCAAAGCGCCCGCTTTCTGCATGAAATTTTCATCGGTACAGGTCAATCCGGAGAGCCAGTACAGCACCGGCAACGCCGCATTCTGTTCGGCCTGAGGGGGCAGGTAGACGGCAAAAACCATGTCGCAATCAAGCACCTCGGACCGGTGCCGGTAACGCTTGTGCCAACCGCCAAAGCATTTGGTGGCTGAAATCTGCTCAAATGTAGTCTGCATAATCATCCATCCAGTTGTAGAACTGAGCCTGGAAAAATCAGCGGCCCGTTTGAA is a window of Pseudomonas sp. gcc21 DNA encoding:
- the surE gene encoding 5'/3'-nucleotidase SurE: MRILIANDDGVLAPGLTALYEALNDYADCVVVAPHEDRSGASSALSLDKPLRPFTLENGFVGLNGTPTDCVHLGINALYQGTIDMVVAGINLGANLGDDVLYSGTVAAALEGRFLPHTAMAFSLVGRQTDNLPTAAAIARRMVEAHEKLELPPRTVLSVNIPNLPLEQIKGIRLTRLGHRSRAATPVKWVDPRGKEGYWISVAGDAEDGGEGTDFHAVMQGYVSVTPLRVDKTHYEVFDHLGQWLENLG
- the ispF gene encoding 2-C-methyl-D-erythritol 2,4-cyclodiphosphate synthase, with translation MRIGHGYDVHRFGEGNFITLGGVRIPHSQGLLAHSDGDVVLHALMDALLGAAALGDIGRHFPDTDPQYKGADSRKLLRHTLDLLSIKGWKVGNIDATIIAQAPKMSPHIEAMRQAIATDLAIDPEQVNIKATTTERLGFVGREEGIAVHAVALLVAL
- the fghA gene encoding S-formylglutathione hydrolase → MQTTFEQISATKCFGGWHKRYRHRSEVLDCDMVFAVYLPPQAEQNAALPVLYWLSGLTCTDENFMQKAGALKLAAELGLVIVAPDTSPRGEGVADDPDGAYDFGLGAGFYVNATQQPWVAHYQMYDYVTAELPALIEANLPVSKRRSISGHSMGGHGALICALKNPGRYQSVSAFAPIVNPVNCPWGQKAFGGYLGDDRVQWRQWDTCELIAGAQERLPLLIDQGEADNFLAEQLKPEALEAAAAAVGHPLTLRRQPGYDHSYYFIASFIDDHLRHHAAALKG
- the truD gene encoding tRNA pseudouridine(13) synthase TruD, giving the protein MSAPADQLLGPLAWGGPFGSAVLKAAPEDFLVTEILDLELEGAGEHLWLLIEKRNLNTEEVARMLARAAGLKLKDVSYAGLKDRKAITRQWFSMQLPGQADPDFSALWDDDLVCMERRRHRRKLQRGAHRANHFAIRLTELQADSRLLDDCLRKMAECGTPNYFGPQRFGRDGSNMFDARRWAERGGLPPARGTRSRLLSTARSLLFNRVLARRVADGTWNRVLPGDCLAFTDSRSQFPASRLEADDPRLTALDLHPTGPLWGKGEPAVEGAVLAMEKSEVEREPQLATWLISADLEHARRILRLPLKALTWHYPSPNCLELEFTLPTGCFATAVIRELVRLAEEPGGGLESET
- a CDS encoding protein-L-isoaspartate(D-aspartate) O-methyltransferase — translated: MAAREDIYKHGIGMTSQRTRERLLERLFEEGIQNLQVLEAIRRTPRHLFVDEALSHRAYEDTALPIGHNQTLSQPYIVARMTELLLGGGPLDKVLEVGTGSGYQTAILAQVVERIFSVERIMPLQERAKAVLREINIRNVVFRHADGNWGWPQYGPYDAILVTAAPAEVPTELLSQLADGGRMVIPVGEKEQHLTLVIREGEQFIRHQVEPVRFVPLLAGAITS